Proteins encoded by one window of Marixanthomonas sp. SCSIO 43207:
- the accC gene encoding acetyl-CoA carboxylase biotin carboxylase subunit yields the protein MKKILIANRGEIALRVMKTARNMGLKTVAVFSEADRNAPHVKFADEAVCIGPPPSSESYLKGDLIIKTAKQLNVDAIHPGYGFLSENADFGEAVEKAGLLFIGPKSYAIKVMGDKLAAKEAVKDYDIPMVPGIDEAITDVDKATAIAKDIGFPILIKAAAGGGGKGMRVVEKEKELGEQMKRAISEAESAFGNGAVFIEKYVASPRHIEIQVLADTHGNIVHLFERECSVQRRHQKVVEEAPSSVLTPQLRNKMGEAAVKVAKACDYVGAGTVEFLLDENHNFYFLEMNTRLQVEHPVTEWITGVDLVEEQIKIADGQPLSFSQEDLTITGHALELRVYAEDSLDNFMPSVGTLEVYNPPKGDFIRVDDGFTEGMEVPIQYDPMLSKLITYGKTRNEAIQHMIEAIANYEVEGVSTTLPFGKFVCEHEAFRSGNFDTHFVKKFYSEELLKEEIKEEAAIAAKIALQAYLKEAKQLRVPKH from the coding sequence ATAAAAAAAATATTGATAGCCAATCGCGGAGAAATTGCACTTCGAGTTATGAAAACCGCCCGCAACATGGGCTTAAAAACGGTTGCTGTTTTTTCTGAAGCAGACCGAAATGCACCACACGTGAAATTTGCAGACGAAGCTGTTTGCATAGGTCCGCCACCTTCTTCAGAATCTTATTTAAAAGGTGACTTGATAATAAAAACCGCAAAACAACTTAATGTAGATGCTATTCATCCTGGCTATGGATTTTTAAGTGAAAATGCTGATTTTGGAGAAGCGGTAGAAAAAGCAGGATTACTATTTATAGGTCCAAAGTCATACGCTATTAAAGTCATGGGAGACAAGCTAGCGGCCAAAGAAGCTGTTAAGGATTATGATATCCCTATGGTTCCTGGTATTGATGAAGCTATTACAGATGTTGATAAAGCTACTGCCATTGCAAAAGATATTGGGTTTCCTATTTTAATTAAAGCTGCTGCTGGTGGTGGTGGAAAAGGAATGCGTGTAGTTGAAAAAGAAAAAGAATTAGGAGAACAAATGAAACGCGCCATTAGTGAAGCTGAATCTGCTTTTGGTAATGGAGCTGTTTTTATTGAAAAATATGTTGCATCACCTAGGCACATCGAAATTCAAGTACTAGCAGATACCCACGGAAATATTGTACACCTATTTGAACGCGAATGCAGCGTACAACGTAGACATCAAAAAGTAGTTGAAGAAGCACCTTCCTCGGTATTGACCCCTCAATTAAGAAATAAAATGGGTGAAGCAGCTGTAAAAGTTGCAAAGGCCTGTGATTATGTAGGTGCCGGGACTGTTGAGTTTTTACTAGATGAAAATCATAATTTTTATTTTCTAGAAATGAACACTCGATTACAAGTAGAACACCCGGTTACAGAATGGATTACAGGAGTTGACCTTGTAGAAGAGCAAATTAAAATAGCAGACGGTCAACCATTGTCATTCTCTCAAGAAGATTTAACAATAACCGGCCACGCATTAGAGCTTCGAGTGTATGCAGAAGATTCATTAGATAACTTTATGCCAAGCGTAGGGACACTAGAAGTTTACAATCCACCAAAGGGAGACTTTATAAGAGTAGATGATGGTTTTACAGAAGGAATGGAAGTACCTATTCAATATGATCCTATGTTGTCAAAGTTAATTACCTACGGAAAAACCCGTAACGAAGCAATTCAACATATGATTGAAGCTATAGCAAATTATGAAGTAGAAGGTGTAAGCACGACGTTACCTTTTGGAAAGTTTGTATGTGAACATGAAGCTTTCAGAAGTGGAAACTTTGACACCCATTTTGTAAAGAAGTTTTATTCAGAAGAATTATTAAAAGAAGAAATAAAAGAAGAAGCAGCAATAGCAGCAAAAATTGCCCTTCAAGCATATTTGAAAGAAGCAAAACAATTACGAGTACCTAAACATTAA
- a CDS encoding DUF2200 domain-containing protein — protein MKTTDKHNERMASMTFASVYPHYVTKVEKKGKTIEELHHVIEWLTGFNKNDLQQLIDDKATFKTFFEKATLHPNAHLIKGVICGYRVEEIDNELTQKVRYLDKLVDELAKGKKMENILRKA, from the coding sequence ATGAAAACCACAGATAAACACAATGAACGAATGGCCTCAATGACGTTTGCATCGGTATATCCGCATTATGTAACCAAGGTTGAGAAAAAAGGAAAAACTATAGAAGAATTACATCACGTAATTGAATGGCTTACTGGGTTTAATAAAAATGATTTACAGCAACTCATTGATGATAAAGCAACATTTAAAACTTTTTTTGAAAAAGCAACCCTACACCCCAACGCACATTTAATTAAAGGAGTAATTTGTGGATACCGTGTTGAAGAAATTGACAATGAATTGACTCAAAAAGTTAGGTATTTGGATAAATTGGTTGATGAACTTGCTAAAGGTAAAAAAATGGAAAACATTCTTAGAAAAGCATAA
- a CDS encoding DUF4168 domain-containing protein, protein MNTKKTIMSKFKATTLVLLVTLFSGMSVAQAQDKISDAELNKFAKAFQVIQMENQKAQQKMATVIKDNGMEVERFSAIQQASSNPNQEVEATDAEMKKHDAIMAEIKKMQPAIEAKMEKAVADSGITIERYQAIGTALQQDKDLQQRFQSIMMKNVKQK, encoded by the coding sequence ATGAATACAAAAAAAACAATAATGTCAAAATTCAAAGCAACAACACTCGTATTATTGGTAACTTTATTTAGCGGTATGTCTGTAGCACAAGCCCAAGATAAAATTTCAGACGCCGAATTAAATAAATTTGCAAAAGCTTTTCAGGTAATTCAAATGGAAAACCAAAAAGCACAGCAAAAAATGGCAACCGTGATAAAAGACAACGGTATGGAAGTTGAGCGTTTTTCAGCGATACAACAAGCTAGTTCAAACCCAAATCAAGAAGTAGAAGCAACAGATGCTGAAATGAAAAAGCACGATGCAATTATGGCTGAAATAAAAAAGATGCAACCAGCTATAGAAGCTAAAATGGAAAAAGCAGTAGCAGATTCAGGAATAACCATTGAGCGATATCAAGCAATTGGCACAGCATTACAACAAGATAAAGATTTACAGCAACGTTTTCAGTCTATTATGATGAAAAACGTTAAGCAGAAGTAA
- a CDS encoding nuclear transport factor 2 family protein: MKNLLLLTMVLLWSNLSSQTDSLQTTNTEDRNKEIAKNFYQDLWFTDNTDKYADYVAEEYVVHDIGDRKAVTEPAIEQKNTADLFWDNGSWDSKINYQIAEGDLVATRWEATYSPSTFFGKVFFGSSTIPIINVFRINEEGKIVEIWNHRHDIDTRQTLKFTVQGILIGLLIALIPTIIAFRLKRKLKKLHK; this comes from the coding sequence ATGAAAAATTTACTTTTACTAACAATGGTGCTACTATGGAGTAACCTCTCATCACAAACAGATAGCCTACAGACCACAAACACAGAAGATAGAAATAAAGAAATTGCCAAAAACTTTTATCAAGATCTTTGGTTTACAGACAATACAGATAAATATGCAGATTATGTAGCCGAAGAATACGTAGTTCACGATATTGGTGACCGAAAAGCAGTTACAGAACCTGCAATTGAACAAAAAAATACAGCAGACTTATTTTGGGATAATGGATCTTGGGATTCAAAAATAAACTATCAAATTGCAGAAGGTGACCTTGTTGCTACTCGATGGGAAGCAACCTACAGCCCGTCAACCTTTTTCGGGAAAGTATTTTTTGGCTCCAGTACAATACCAATTATAAACGTATTTAGAATAAACGAAGAAGGAAAAATTGTAGAAATCTGGAACCACCGTCACGACATTGATACGAGACAAACTTTAAAATTTACAGTACAAGGTATTTTAATTGGGTTATTGATAGCGCTTATTCCCACTATCATAGCGTTTAGACTAAAAAGAAAATTAAAAAAACTTCATAAATAA
- a CDS encoding acyl-CoA carboxylase subunit beta, whose amino-acid sequence MSDTNKELQKKIAEAKLGGGEKRIAKQHEKKKLTARERVEYLLDEGSFEEMGILVTHRTTDFGMDKQKFYGDGVVTGYGTIDNRLVYVFAQDFTVFGGALSETHAEKICKIMDHALRVGAPVIGLNDSGGARIQEGVRSLGGYADIFYRNVQSSGVIPQISAIMGPCAGGAVYSPAMTDFTMMVQDSSYMFVTGPNVVKTVTNENVTSEELGGAHTHATKSGVTHFTASNDIVCLEQIKQLLSYLPQNNQTTPKSLPYELGDEIREELESIVPDSSNKPYDMHTVINGIIDANSFFEVHKDYADNIIVGFARLGGRSIGIVANQPMSLAGVLDVDSSKKGARFTRFCDAFNIPLLVLVDVPGFLPGTDQEWNGIILHGAKLLYALSEATVPRVTVITRKAYGGAYDVMNSKHIGADMNYAWPTAEIAVMGAKGASEIIFRKEIAAAKDPELKLSEKEAEYAEAFANPFKAAQRGFIDEVIQPKETRRKLLKAFSMLETKTVDRPKRKHGNIPL is encoded by the coding sequence ATGAGCGATACCAATAAAGAATTACAGAAAAAGATAGCCGAAGCAAAATTAGGCGGAGGTGAAAAACGAATTGCCAAACAACACGAAAAAAAGAAACTAACAGCTAGAGAGCGCGTTGAGTACCTTCTAGATGAGGGTTCTTTTGAAGAAATGGGAATCTTGGTTACTCACCGTACTACTGATTTTGGTATGGACAAACAAAAGTTTTATGGAGACGGGGTGGTAACCGGATATGGTACCATAGATAATAGGCTTGTTTATGTTTTTGCACAAGATTTTACAGTTTTTGGTGGTGCTTTATCTGAAACTCACGCCGAAAAAATATGTAAAATTATGGATCACGCACTGCGTGTTGGTGCGCCAGTAATTGGATTGAATGACTCTGGAGGCGCTCGTATTCAAGAAGGAGTACGATCGCTAGGTGGATATGCCGATATTTTTTACAGAAATGTACAGTCTTCAGGAGTGATTCCTCAAATTTCGGCTATTATGGGACCTTGTGCGGGCGGTGCAGTTTACTCTCCGGCAATGACAGATTTTACTATGATGGTACAGGACAGTAGTTATATGTTTGTTACCGGTCCTAATGTTGTAAAAACTGTAACCAATGAAAATGTCACTTCAGAAGAATTAGGAGGCGCACATACCCATGCTACCAAGAGTGGTGTTACACATTTTACGGCAAGTAATGACATTGTATGTTTGGAGCAGATAAAACAATTGCTCAGCTACTTACCACAAAATAACCAAACAACACCAAAATCTCTTCCGTATGAATTAGGTGACGAAATTAGAGAAGAACTAGAGTCTATAGTTCCAGACTCTTCCAATAAACCGTACGATATGCATACTGTTATCAATGGTATTATTGATGCCAATTCTTTTTTTGAGGTTCATAAAGATTACGCAGATAATATTATTGTAGGATTTGCTAGGTTAGGGGGGAGAAGTATAGGTATAGTTGCCAATCAACCTATGAGTCTTGCAGGTGTTTTAGATGTAGATAGTAGTAAAAAAGGAGCTCGCTTTACTCGTTTTTGTGATGCATTTAATATTCCATTACTGGTATTGGTTGATGTACCCGGCTTTTTACCCGGAACAGATCAAGAATGGAATGGTATTATCCTTCACGGAGCCAAACTTTTATATGCACTAAGTGAAGCGACAGTACCAAGAGTTACTGTAATTACCAGAAAAGCCTATGGAGGAGCATATGATGTAATGAATAGTAAACACATAGGTGCAGATATGAATTATGCGTGGCCAACTGCAGAAATTGCTGTGATGGGGGCAAAAGGAGCAAGTGAGATAATTTTCAGAAAAGAAATTGCAGCTGCAAAAGATCCTGAACTCAAATTATCTGAAAAAGAAGCCGAGTACGCAGAAGCTTTTGCTAATCCATTTAAAGCTGCACAACGTGGTTTTATTGATGAGGTAATTCAACCAAAAGAAACTAGAAGAAAACTGCTTAAAGCATTTTCTATGCTAGAAACCAAAACTGTAGATAGACCAAAACGTAAACACGGAAACATTCCTCTTTAA
- a CDS encoding biotin/lipoyl-containing protein: MSATYKAVVNESFEFSLQSSDIETLDSVSEGKNKINLLQNSKSVTAQVLSTDLLSRTYTIKVNGNRYTVKIENELDALIADMGLSLGANAVENEIHAPMPGLILEVSVKEGDKVSEGDSLCVLEAMKMENALGAPRDGVVKAVHIAKGETVDKNALLIELED, from the coding sequence ATGAGTGCAACATATAAAGCTGTTGTTAACGAATCATTTGAATTCTCGTTACAAAGCAGTGATATTGAAACGTTAGATAGCGTTTCAGAAGGAAAAAACAAAATCAATTTACTACAAAACTCCAAATCGGTAACGGCACAAGTACTTTCTACAGACTTACTTTCTAGAACCTATACTATTAAAGTAAACGGTAATAGGTATACCGTAAAAATTGAAAACGAACTGGATGCACTTATTGCAGACATGGGGCTTTCACTTGGTGCCAATGCTGTTGAGAATGAAATTCATGCACCAATGCCGGGATTAATTCTTGAAGTAAGTGTAAAAGAAGGCGATAAGGTTTCTGAAGGCGATTCTCTTTGCGTTCTTGAAGCTATGAAAATGGAAAACGCACTAGGCGCACCTAGAGATGGCGTAGTGAAGGCAGTACACATTGCCAAAGGAGAAACTGTAGATAAAAACGCATTGTTAATTGAACTAGAAGACTAA
- a CDS encoding ribonucleoside-diphosphate reductase subunit alpha, translating into MAENSTNVQQKVETNTTNDANELLKARKGTLKNAATSTEDHSSFKWLTENSRKFLAAGYLSDGVSAEERIREIAERAEQILGMPGYADKFYHYMGEGFYSLASPVWSNFGKRRGLPISCFGSHIDDDMGNILYTQSEVGMMSKLGGGTSGYFGKIRHRGAAVKNNGYASGAVHIMQLFDKMVDVVSQGSVRRGRFSPYLPVDHPDIEEFLDIGAEGNSIQQLTHGVTVGSEWMQDMIDGDEKKRSIWAKVLQRRGEMGYPYIFFRDNANNGKPDVYKDKNHEIYASNLCTEIMLPSSDEWSFVCVLSSINLLHYDKWKDTDAVETMVYFLDAVLTEFIEKLEEYRDSSDKDHQQTFLFMERAYNFAKSNRALGLGALGWHSLLQSKMLPFDSQEAYNLNSEIFREMKERSYKASEELAERLGEPDLLKGYGRRNATLNAIAPTTSSAFILGQVSQGIEPIWSNVYVKDIAKIKTTIKNPFLEQLLEEKGQNNPEVWRSIRDFDGSVQHLDFLTDLEKDVFKTYSEIDQTAIVYQAANRQNHIDQGQSINLLVHPDMPVKEINKIHITAWKLGLKSLYYQHSMNAAQKFKQKKECVSCEG; encoded by the coding sequence ATGGCCGAAAACTCAACTAACGTACAGCAAAAGGTAGAAACAAATACTACCAACGATGCCAATGAACTATTAAAGGCACGTAAAGGAACCCTTAAAAATGCTGCAACCAGCACAGAAGATCACTCTTCATTTAAGTGGCTTACAGAAAACAGTAGAAAATTTTTAGCAGCAGGATACCTTTCTGATGGCGTATCTGCAGAAGAACGTATTAGAGAAATTGCAGAACGTGCAGAACAAATATTAGGAATGCCGGGCTACGCAGATAAGTTTTACCATTATATGGGAGAAGGGTTTTACTCTTTAGCCTCTCCAGTCTGGTCAAACTTCGGAAAAAGAAGAGGTTTGCCTATAAGTTGCTTTGGTTCTCACATAGATGATGATATGGGTAACATACTTTATACTCAATCTGAAGTAGGTATGATGTCAAAGCTTGGAGGAGGTACTTCTGGTTATTTCGGTAAAATTAGACACCGAGGTGCCGCTGTAAAAAACAATGGTTATGCTTCGGGTGCGGTTCACATTATGCAACTATTTGATAAAATGGTAGACGTTGTGAGTCAAGGCTCTGTAAGAAGAGGAAGATTTTCACCTTATTTACCAGTAGATCACCCAGATATTGAAGAGTTTTTAGACATTGGTGCCGAAGGAAACTCTATCCAGCAATTAACACACGGAGTTACAGTAGGTAGCGAGTGGATGCAGGATATGATTGACGGGGACGAAAAAAAGAGAAGTATTTGGGCCAAAGTATTACAGCGTCGAGGTGAAATGGGTTATCCATATATTTTCTTTAGAGACAATGCCAATAATGGTAAGCCAGACGTTTATAAAGACAAAAATCACGAGATATATGCAAGTAATCTGTGTACAGAAATTATGCTTCCTTCAAGTGATGAGTGGTCTTTTGTTTGTGTACTTTCTTCTATAAACCTTTTGCACTATGATAAGTGGAAAGATACAGATGCTGTAGAAACAATGGTATATTTCTTAGATGCTGTACTAACAGAATTTATTGAAAAACTAGAAGAATACAGAGACTCTAGCGATAAGGATCACCAACAAACATTCTTATTTATGGAGCGCGCATACAATTTTGCCAAATCAAATCGTGCGTTAGGTTTAGGAGCATTAGGATGGCATTCTTTATTACAGTCTAAAATGCTTCCGTTTGACAGTCAAGAAGCTTATAATTTGAACAGTGAAATATTCAGAGAAATGAAGGAACGTTCTTATAAAGCTTCAGAAGAACTAGCAGAACGATTAGGAGAGCCAGATTTATTAAAAGGATATGGAAGACGTAATGCAACCTTAAATGCAATTGCACCTACAACCTCTTCTGCTTTTATATTAGGTCAAGTATCTCAAGGTATTGAGCCTATTTGGTCAAATGTGTATGTAAAAGATATTGCCAAGATAAAAACAACCATAAAAAATCCATTTTTGGAGCAATTACTTGAAGAAAAAGGGCAAAATAATCCAGAAGTGTGGAGAAGCATACGTGACTTTGATGGTTCTGTTCAACACCTTGACTTTTTAACCGACCTTGAAAAAGATGTGTTTAAAACTTATTCAGAAATTGACCAAACGGCAATTGTGTATCAAGCGGCAAACCGCCAAAACCATATAGATCAAGGACAGTCAATTAACTTACTTGTTCATCCTGATATGCCAGTAAAAGAGATTAACAAAATACATATCACAGCCTGGAAGCTAGGTTTAAAATCTCTATATTATCAACATAGTATGAATGCAGCTCAAAAATTCAAGCAGAAAAAAGAATGTGTGAGTTGTGAAGGGTAA
- a CDS encoding DUF1572 family protein, translating into MKQNQELANRLREVVLNGTWIANTNFKDQLKTVDWKTATQKVDSVNTISELSQHIHYYIQGIKNVFINGKLEIHDKDSFNFPPITSQNQWESFLKQFWKDTEELAQFLEKLTDEQLNATFVNKQYGTYLRNINAMIEHSYYHLGQIVIVKKLISSN; encoded by the coding sequence ATGAAGCAAAATCAAGAATTAGCTAACCGCCTTAGAGAAGTAGTTTTAAACGGAACTTGGATTGCAAACACTAACTTTAAAGATCAATTAAAAACTGTTGATTGGAAAACAGCTACTCAAAAAGTAGATAGTGTAAATACAATTTCAGAACTGTCTCAACACATTCATTATTACATTCAAGGAATTAAAAATGTTTTTATCAACGGTAAACTTGAAATACACGACAAAGACAGTTTTAACTTCCCTCCTATTACTTCACAAAATCAATGGGAGTCATTCTTGAAACAGTTTTGGAAAGATACCGAAGAGCTTGCTCAATTTCTTGAAAAACTAACAGACGAACAATTAAATGCAACTTTTGTAAATAAACAATACGGAACCTATTTACGCAACATCAATGCAATGATAGAGCACAGTTATTACCACTTAGGACAAATTGTTATAGTAAAAAAATTGATTAGTAGTAATTAG
- a CDS encoding YebC/PmpR family DNA-binding transcriptional regulator — protein MAGHSKWANIKHRKGAQDKKRAKQFTRVIKEITVAIKENNQNGDPETNPALRNAIQNAKGVNMPKDTIERAIKKASGADADSYEKITFEGYGPHGIAFYVECTTDNTNRTVASVRSIFTKHDGSLGTNGSLEFLFNRKGVFTLKKEALDWDLEELQLELIEAGATKFENEEEFFIIYSDFTDFGKMSEKLESLQIETQNAELQRIPLNTKTLPLEEAKQIVSLIDAFEDDDDVQDVFHNLEMTEELEAALQEN, from the coding sequence ATGGCAGGACACAGCAAATGGGCAAATATTAAGCATAGAAAAGGAGCACAAGATAAAAAACGCGCTAAGCAATTTACTCGTGTTATTAAAGAAATTACCGTTGCAATTAAAGAGAATAACCAAAACGGTGATCCAGAAACCAACCCTGCTTTGCGTAACGCTATTCAAAACGCTAAAGGCGTAAATATGCCCAAAGACACAATTGAACGCGCAATCAAAAAGGCGTCGGGCGCAGATGCAGACAGCTATGAAAAAATCACTTTTGAAGGATATGGTCCTCACGGCATTGCCTTTTATGTGGAGTGCACAACAGATAACACAAACCGCACTGTAGCATCTGTAAGATCTATTTTTACAAAACACGACGGAAGTTTAGGCACCAATGGCTCTTTAGAGTTTCTTTTTAATCGCAAAGGTGTTTTTACACTGAAGAAAGAAGCGCTCGATTGGGACTTGGAAGAATTACAACTAGAACTTATAGAAGCTGGTGCTACAAAGTTTGAAAATGAAGAAGAGTTTTTTATTATTTACAGTGATTTTACAGACTTTGGAAAAATGTCTGAAAAGTTGGAGTCATTACAAATTGAAACTCAAAATGCCGAACTGCAACGCATACCATTAAACACCAAAACACTCCCACTTGAAGAAGCTAAGCAAATTGTATCATTAATAGATGCTTTTGAAGATGATGATGATGTTCAAGATGTATTTCACAACCTAGAAATGACCGAAGAACTAGAAGCAGCCCTTCAAGAGAATTAA
- a CDS encoding ribonucleotide-diphosphate reductase subunit beta: MEISKIIKRDYNTSPFVLEKITNAIEKAMKAIGHGSENDAKIISMQVYESLLKVKEKEPDYIPTVEQVQDLVEDKLMGSEFHDVAKAYILYRNERALRRKTNIFEKRINLKPYEYPQLNQYVDAIRHSYWIHSEFNFTSDIQDFKTGLTELERSAIKNTMLAISQIEVAVKTFWGDIYHRMPKPEIGAVGATFAESEVRHHDAYSHLIEILGLNAEFNDLKKKPVIMKRVHYLETVLKNAKSEDNKEYAESILLFSLFIEHVSLFSQFLIIMAFNKYKNMLKGISNAVEATSKEEQIHGDFGIDIIKIIKDENPEWFDEDYHNTIKDMCQKAFEAESKVIDWIFEKGELDFLPKSVINEFIKNRFNQSLESIGIEKIFDVNENLLQETEWFDDEIIGTKHGDFFVKRSINYSKRTQSITSDDLF, translated from the coding sequence ATGGAGATTTCAAAGATTATTAAACGAGATTACAACACGAGTCCTTTTGTACTCGAAAAAATTACAAATGCGATAGAAAAAGCCATGAAGGCAATAGGTCATGGAAGTGAAAATGACGCAAAGATTATTTCTATGCAGGTCTATGAGAGTTTGTTAAAAGTAAAAGAAAAAGAGCCGGATTATATACCCACCGTTGAGCAAGTACAAGATCTTGTTGAAGACAAATTAATGGGTAGTGAGTTTCACGATGTAGCAAAGGCTTATATCTTATACCGAAATGAGCGTGCATTAAGACGTAAAACAAACATCTTTGAAAAGCGAATTAACTTAAAACCATACGAGTATCCACAATTAAATCAATATGTAGATGCTATTCGCCACTCGTATTGGATACATTCAGAATTTAACTTTACCAGTGATATTCAAGACTTCAAAACAGGTTTAACAGAGCTTGAACGAAGCGCAATAAAAAACACTATGTTGGCTATTTCACAAATAGAAGTAGCGGTAAAAACCTTCTGGGGCGATATATACCATAGAATGCCAAAACCAGAAATTGGTGCCGTGGGAGCAACATTTGCCGAAAGTGAAGTACGTCATCACGATGCTTATTCACATCTTATTGAAATTTTAGGATTGAATGCAGAATTTAATGACCTAAAGAAAAAACCAGTCATTATGAAGCGTGTTCATTACTTAGAAACCGTTTTAAAAAATGCAAAAAGTGAAGACAATAAAGAATATGCAGAATCTATTTTATTGTTCTCTCTGTTTATAGAGCACGTGTCACTTTTTTCTCAGTTTTTAATCATTATGGCATTCAATAAGTATAAAAACATGCTTAAAGGAATTTCAAATGCTGTTGAAGCAACTTCAAAAGAAGAACAAATTCACGGTGATTTTGGAATTGACATCATCAAGATTATAAAAGACGAAAACCCAGAATGGTTTGATGAAGATTATCACAATACCATTAAAGATATGTGCCAAAAGGCATTTGAAGCAGAAAGCAAGGTAATCGATTGGATTTTTGAAAAAGGCGAACTAGACTTTTTGCCAAAATCTGTGATAAATGAATTTATTAAAAACCGTTTCAATCAATCATTAGAATCTATCGGTATTGAAAAGATATTTGATGTAAATGAAAACCTATTACAAGAAACAGAATGGTTTGATGATGAAATTATAGGAACCAAGCACGGAGATTTCTTTGTAAAGAGATCTATCAACTACAGTAAAAGAACACAAAGTATAACCAGCGACGATTTATTTTAA
- a CDS encoding glyoxalase, whose product MKLQPKSIRTFIGAKQYHQSRQFYLDIGFEEYKTSEKMSYFRLGTLGFYLQDYYVKDWVENSMIFLEVDNLTLHHTYLNNLKLNEKYPNVKITSIQYNDWGNEFFLYDPSGVLWHIGEFK is encoded by the coding sequence ATGAAACTTCAACCAAAATCAATTAGAACATTTATAGGTGCAAAGCAATACCATCAATCTCGACAATTTTATCTAGATATAGGCTTTGAAGAATATAAAACATCTGAGAAAATGTCTTATTTCAGGTTGGGTACATTGGGGTTTTATTTACAAGATTATTATGTAAAAGATTGGGTAGAAAATTCAATGATATTTCTTGAGGTTGATAATCTTACTTTACATCACACATATTTAAATAACTTAAAATTGAATGAGAAATACCCAAACGTTAAAATAACCTCTATTCAATATAATGACTGGGGAAATGAATTTTTCTTATATGACCCTTCTGGCGTTTTATGGCATATAGGAGAGTTTAAATAA